Proteins from a genomic interval of Anolis sagrei isolate rAnoSag1 chromosome 1, rAnoSag1.mat, whole genome shotgun sequence:
- the LOC132761733 gene encoding zinc finger protein 585B-like has product MNRSGKKRCTCLECGKSFTCSSALRTHQRTHTGEKPFTCTECGQSFTQSSSLRSHQRTHSGEKAYKCLQCGQSFTWKSNLHSHERTHSGEKAYKCLECGQSFTHSSGLRSHQKTHTGEKHFTCLECGQSFTQSSSLRSHEKTHSGEKAYKCLECGQGFTHSSGLHSHQKTHTGEKPYTCQECGKSFTQSGNLHKHQRIHTGEKPYTCLECGRSFTESGSLTLHERTHSGEKPYTCLECGRSFTHNSSLRSHQRIHTGEKPYNCLECGMSFTNNRNLYSHQRTHTGEKPFTCLECGQSFSQRGHLQTHQRTHTGEKPFTCLECGKSFTHSGGLRSHQKTHTGEKPHKCLECGKSFTHSGNLRLHQRTHTGEKPYTCLECGKSFTWMNRLRSHERTHTGEKPYKCLECGMNFTHSGNLRLHQKAHTGEKPYTCLKCEQSFIQSSQLRKHQKTHTGEKPYTCLECGRSFTHRGNLRSHQKTHTGKKPYTCLECGKNFTQSSHLRSHQRIHTGEKPYTCLGCGKSFTVLSSLHKHQRTHTGEKPYTCLECGKSFAQSSALRPHQRTHTGEKPYTCQKCGKSFTRSAHLRRHQSTHTGEKPYTCLECGKSYTTSSHLRRHQRTHTGENNGI; this is encoded by the coding sequence ATGAATCGTTCTGGGAAGAAACGCTgtacatgcctggagtgcggaaagagcttcacttGTAGTTCAGCTCTGCggacacatcaaaggactcacactggggagaaaccctttacatgcacggagtgtggacagagcttcactcagagttcatctctacgttcacatcaaaggactcactctGGGGAGAAAGCGTATAAATGCCTgcaatgtggacagagcttcacttggAAATCAAATCTACATTCACACGAAAGGACTCACTCTGGGGAGAAAGCCTATAAATGCctcgagtgtggacagagctttactCATAGTTCAGGTTTACGTTCtcatcaaaagactcacactggcGAGAAACACTTtacgtgcctggagtgtggacagagcttcactcagagttcaagtctacgttcacatgaaaAGACTCACTCTGGGGAGAAAGCCTATAAATGCCTCGAGTGTGGACAGGgcttcactcatagttcaggtTTACATTCtcatcaaaagactcacactggcgagaaaccctatacgtgccaagaatgtggaaagagtttcactcagagtggaaatctacataaacatcaaaggattcacactggggagaaaccgtatacatgcctggagtgtggacggagcttcactgagagtggaagtcTTACTTTACATGAAAGGACTCactctggggagaaaccctatacatgcctggagtgtggacggagcttcactcataattcaagtctacgttcacatcaaaggattcacactggggagaaaccctacaattgcttggagtgtggaatgaGCTTCACTAACAATAGAAATCTATattcacatcaaagaactcacactggggagaaaccctttacatgcctggagtgtggacagagcttctctcAAAGGGGACATCTACaaacacatcaaaggactcacactggggagaaaccctttacatgcctggagtgtggaaagagcttcactcatagtggAGGTCTACGCTCACATCAAAAGACtcatacaggagagaaaccccataaatgcctggagtgcggaaagagcttcactcatagtggaaatctacgtttacatcaaaggactcacactggggagaaaccctatacatgcctggagtgtggaaagagcttcacttggATGAACCgtctacgttcacatgaaaggactcacacaggagagaaaccctataaatgcctggagtgcggaatgAACTTCACTCATAGTGGAAATCTACGTTTACATCAAAAggctcacactggggagaaaccctatacatgcctcaAGTGTGAACAGAGTTTCATTCAGAGTTCACAATTACGTAAACATCAAaagactcatactggggagaaaccctatacatgtttGGAGTGCGGAAGGAGCTTCACTCATAGgggaaatctacgttcacatcaaaagactcacactggcaagaaaccctatacatgcctggagtgtggaaagaacttcactcagagttcacatctacgttcacatcaaaggattcacactggggagaaaccctatacatgcctggggtgtggaaagagcttcactgtaCTTTCAagtctacataaacatcaaaggactcacactggggagaaaccctatacatgtctggagtgtggaaagagctttgctcaGAGTTCAGCTCTACGTccacatcaaaggacccacactggggagaagccctatacatgtcaaaaatgtggaaagagtttcactcggAGTGCacatctacgtagacatcaaagtactcacactggggagaagccctatacatgcctggagtgtggaaagagctacaCTACGAGTTCacatctacgtagacatcaaaggactcacactggagaaaacAATGGTATTTGA